From a region of the Spelaeicoccus albus genome:
- the rpsE gene encoding 30S ribosomal protein S5: MSEEAKEQQVTDTNAEKAAEGSAKTDRSGSSRGRGKGREGGRRGQGQDKNQFVEHVVTINRVAKVVKGGRRFSFTALVVVGDGDGMVGVGYGKAKEVPAAIAKGVEEAKKNFFRVPRIRKTIPHPIQGEDAAGVVLMRPAAPGTGVIAGGPVRAVLDCAGIHDVLTKSLGSENQINIVRATIKALRGLERPEQVAARRGMPIDEVTPASMLRAANEGGV, translated from the coding sequence GTGAGTGAAGAAGCTAAGGAGCAGCAGGTGACCGATACGAACGCCGAGAAGGCGGCCGAGGGATCGGCAAAGACCGATCGGTCCGGTTCGTCGCGCGGTCGCGGTAAGGGCCGTGAAGGCGGCCGCCGCGGACAGGGGCAGGACAAGAACCAGTTCGTCGAACATGTCGTCACGATCAACCGTGTCGCCAAGGTCGTCAAGGGCGGACGTCGGTTCAGCTTCACTGCGCTTGTCGTGGTGGGCGACGGCGACGGAATGGTCGGCGTCGGTTACGGCAAGGCCAAAGAGGTTCCGGCTGCGATCGCCAAGGGCGTCGAGGAGGCGAAGAAGAACTTCTTCCGCGTCCCGCGCATCCGCAAGACGATTCCGCACCCGATTCAGGGTGAGGACGCCGCGGGCGTCGTCCTGATGCGTCCGGCCGCCCCGGGCACCGGCGTGATCGCCGGCGGTCCGGTCCGCGCCGTCCTCGACTGCGCCGGCATCCATGACGTGCTGACGAAGTCACTCGGCTCGGAAAACCAGATCAACATCGTGCGCGCAACCATCAAGGCCCTGCGCGGCCTCGAACGGCCCGAGCAGGTTGCGGCACGCCGCGGCATGCCGATCGACGAGGTCACGCCGGCATCGATGCTTCGCGCCGCGAACGAGGGTGGAGTCTGA
- the rplP gene encoding 50S ribosomal protein L16, with the protein MLIPRRVKHRKQHHPSRRGVAKGGTSIAFGEYGIQALEPAYVTNRQIEAARIAMTRYIKRGGKVWINIYPDRPITKKPAETRMGSGKGSPEWWVANVKPGRVLFELAGVSEEVAREALRLAVHKLPLKARIVRREGGE; encoded by the coding sequence ATGCTGATCCCTCGTCGAGTGAAGCACCGCAAGCAGCACCACCCGTCACGTCGGGGTGTTGCCAAGGGCGGGACGTCGATCGCGTTCGGTGAATACGGTATCCAGGCTCTCGAGCCGGCGTATGTGACGAACCGGCAGATCGAGGCCGCGCGTATCGCAATGACTCGCTATATCAAGCGTGGCGGAAAGGTGTGGATCAACATCTACCCCGACCGCCCGATTACCAAAAAGCCCGCCGAAACCCGCATGGGGTCCGGCAAGGGCTCCCCCGAATGGTGGGTGGCAAACGTCAAACCCGGCCGAGTACTTTTCGAACTGGCCGGGGTTTCGGAAGAAGTGGCACGCGAGGCCCTGCGCCTGGCCGTCCACAAGCTTCCGCTGAAGGCCCGCATTGTGCGGCGTGAGGGTGGTGAGTGA
- the rpsC gene encoding 30S ribosomal protein S3 — translation MGQKINPNGFRLGITTDHKSKWYADSTKVGQRYRDYVGEDVKIRALMNKGMERAGISKVNIERTRDRVRVDIHTARPGIVIGRRGAEADRIRGELEKLTKKQVQLNILEVKNAETNAQLVAQGIAEQLSSRVAFRRAMRKGMQTAQRAGAQGIRVQCSGRLGGAEMSRSEFYREGRVPLHTLRANIDYGFYEARTTFGRIGVKVWIYKGDKTDKELAAEQAASPSRGRGGGAPRGRGRGNAGGPRGRQSEQSAPAEAPAAAADKTENGAEG, via the coding sequence GTGGGACAGAAGATCAACCCCAACGGGTTCCGACTCGGCATCACGACCGACCACAAGTCGAAGTGGTACGCCGACTCGACCAAAGTGGGTCAGCGTTACCGCGATTACGTCGGTGAAGACGTCAAGATTCGCGCACTGATGAACAAGGGCATGGAACGTGCCGGCATCTCGAAGGTCAACATCGAACGCACGCGCGACCGTGTTCGAGTGGACATCCACACGGCGCGTCCGGGCATCGTCATCGGACGCCGCGGCGCGGAAGCCGACCGGATTCGCGGTGAGCTCGAAAAGCTCACCAAGAAGCAGGTGCAGCTGAACATCCTCGAGGTGAAGAACGCCGAGACCAATGCGCAGCTCGTGGCCCAGGGCATTGCCGAGCAGCTGAGCTCGCGCGTGGCATTCCGCCGCGCCATGCGCAAAGGAATGCAGACCGCGCAGCGCGCCGGTGCCCAGGGCATCCGGGTGCAGTGCTCGGGTCGCCTCGGCGGCGCCGAGATGAGCCGGTCGGAGTTCTACCGCGAAGGCCGGGTGCCGCTGCACACGCTGCGCGCCAATATCGACTACGGCTTCTACGAGGCCCGCACCACATTCGGCCGGATCGGCGTGAAGGTGTGGATCTACAAGGGCGACAAGACCGATAAGGAACTGGCCGCCGAGCAGGCAGCCAGCCCCTCGCGCGGCCGCGGCGGCGGAGCCCCGCGCGGCCGTGGACGCGGCAACGCCGGTGGCCCGCGCGGCCGCCAGTCCGAGCAGTCGGCACCCGCCGAGGCGCCCGCTGCTGCCGCCGACAAGACTGAGAATGGAGCGGAGGGCTAA
- the rpsH gene encoding 30S ribosomal protein S8 translates to MTMTDPVADMLTRLRNANSAYHDDVAMPYSKLKSRIADILKAEGYISGWQVEDAEVGKKLSLDLKFGPNRERSIAGIRRVSKPGLRVYAKSTNLPRVLGGLGIAILSTSSGLLTDRQAAKKGVGGEVLAYIW, encoded by the coding sequence ATGACAATGACAGATCCTGTCGCAGACATGCTTACGCGTCTGCGCAATGCCAACTCGGCATACCACGACGATGTAGCGATGCCGTACAGCAAGCTCAAGTCGCGTATCGCCGACATCCTGAAGGCCGAGGGGTACATCTCCGGCTGGCAGGTCGAGGATGCCGAGGTCGGCAAGAAGCTTTCGCTCGACCTGAAATTCGGCCCGAACCGGGAACGTTCGATTGCCGGCATCCGCCGCGTGTCGAAGCCGGGCCTTCGGGTGTACGCCAAATCAACGAACCTGCCGCGAGTGCTCGGCGGGCTCGGAATTGCAATTTTGTCCACGTCGTCCGGACTGCTGACTGACCGGCAGGCCGCCAAGAAAGGTGTGGGTGGGGAAGTCCTCGCCTACATCTGGTAA
- a CDS encoding adenylate kinase has translation MTDRILLIGPPGAGKGTQAARISVKRGVPAISTGDIFRANVKDETPLGLTAKSYMDAGEYVPDDVTNDMVADRLAADDVRDGFLLDGYPRTSPQVDELDKILGAQNTGLSAVVELQADTDEVVSRLLARAREQGRSDDTEDVIRHRLDVYYEQTAPLTREYERRGLLLEVNGLGDVEDVTERVLAALDGKPA, from the coding sequence ATGACCGACCGGATCCTCTTGATCGGCCCGCCCGGTGCAGGCAAAGGCACGCAGGCCGCCCGGATCTCCGTGAAACGGGGCGTCCCGGCCATCTCGACAGGCGACATCTTTCGAGCGAACGTGAAAGATGAGACGCCGCTCGGACTCACGGCCAAGTCGTATATGGACGCCGGCGAGTACGTTCCGGACGACGTCACCAATGACATGGTTGCCGACAGGCTGGCCGCGGACGACGTCCGGGACGGGTTCCTCCTCGACGGCTATCCGAGGACGAGCCCGCAGGTCGACGAACTGGACAAGATCCTCGGCGCGCAAAATACCGGCCTCAGCGCCGTCGTCGAACTGCAGGCGGACACGGACGAGGTCGTCTCCCGCTTGCTGGCCCGCGCCCGTGAACAGGGCCGCAGTGACGACACCGAAGACGTGATCAGGCATCGCCTCGACGTCTACTACGAACAGACGGCGCCGCTGACCCGCGAATACGAGCGGCGCGGACTGCTCCTCGAAGTCAACGGACTCGGTGACGTCGAGGACGTCACCGAACGCGTGCTTGCCGCCCTTGACGGCAAGCCGGCGTAG
- the secY gene encoding preprotein translocase subunit SecY → MISAIARAFRTPDLRRKLLFTLAIIVVFRLGSYIPAPGVDYTKVQACVSSPQLNSGVFGLVNLFSGGALLQLSIFALGIIPYITASIITQLLRVVIPRFEELHKEGAAGQGKLTQYTRYLTIGLGVLHATTLVATVRSGALFGNVQGCNNLLTDDSWIGIGLLIITLTAGTGMVMWLAEQVTEHGVGNGMSLLIFTAIAARFPSAFGSILKSQGWDRFVIVMILGLFIVAAIVFVEQSQRRIPVQYAKRMVGRRMFGGTSTYIPIKVNMAGVIPVIFASSLLYLPSLISQFGDPKSGWVQWISGHLVRGDNPIYMIIYFLLTLFFTFFYVAITFNPEEVADNMKKYGGFIPGIRAGRPTEQYLSYVLTRITLPGSLYLGLVALIPLIALVLINANQNFPFGGTSILIVVGVGLETVKQIDAQLQQRHYEGLLR, encoded by the coding sequence TTGATCAGCGCTATTGCTCGGGCGTTCCGTACGCCCGACCTACGCCGCAAGCTGCTGTTCACGCTTGCGATAATCGTAGTATTCCGCCTGGGGTCTTATATTCCGGCACCCGGCGTCGATTACACGAAGGTTCAGGCGTGCGTGTCGTCGCCGCAGTTGAACTCCGGGGTATTCGGACTCGTCAATTTGTTCAGCGGCGGAGCGCTGCTGCAGCTGTCGATCTTCGCGCTCGGCATCATTCCGTACATCACGGCCAGCATCATCACGCAGTTGCTGCGTGTCGTGATCCCGCGGTTCGAAGAGCTGCACAAGGAAGGCGCGGCCGGCCAGGGCAAACTGACGCAGTACACCCGCTACCTGACCATCGGCCTCGGCGTGCTGCATGCGACGACCCTCGTGGCCACGGTTCGCTCGGGCGCGCTGTTCGGCAACGTCCAGGGCTGCAACAATCTGCTCACTGATGATTCCTGGATCGGCATCGGACTGCTCATCATCACGTTGACGGCCGGAACCGGCATGGTCATGTGGCTGGCCGAGCAAGTCACCGAGCACGGCGTCGGCAACGGTATGTCGTTGCTCATCTTCACGGCAATCGCAGCCCGCTTCCCGTCCGCGTTCGGCTCGATCTTGAAGTCGCAGGGCTGGGACCGCTTCGTCATCGTGATGATCCTGGGTCTGTTCATCGTGGCGGCCATCGTGTTCGTGGAGCAATCCCAGCGCCGGATCCCCGTGCAATACGCCAAGCGCATGGTCGGCCGCAGAATGTTCGGCGGCACGTCGACCTATATTCCGATCAAGGTGAACATGGCCGGCGTCATCCCCGTCATCTTCGCCTCGTCACTGCTGTATCTGCCGTCGCTGATCTCGCAGTTCGGCGACCCGAAATCGGGGTGGGTGCAGTGGATCTCGGGACACTTGGTCCGCGGCGACAATCCGATTTATATGATCATCTACTTCCTGCTGACCTTGTTCTTCACGTTCTTCTATGTGGCGATCACCTTCAACCCGGAGGAAGTCGCCGACAACATGAAGAAGTACGGCGGCTTCATCCCGGGCATCCGCGCCGGACGGCCGACCGAGCAGTATCTGAGCTATGTGCTCACTCGCATCACGCTTCCGGGTTCGCTCTACTTGGGCCTTGTCGCGTTGATTCCGTTGATCGCGCTCGTGCTGATCAACGCCAACCAGAATTTCCCGTTCGGCGGCACGTCGATTCTCATCGTCGTCGGCGTTGGACTGGAAACCGTGAAGCAGATCGATGCCCAGCTGCAGCAACGTCATTACGAAGGGTTGTTGCGGTAA
- the rpsQ gene encoding 30S ribosomal protein S17: MSTEDVQSGAVHERPIRKTRRGYVVSDKMDKTIVVAVEDRVKHRLYGKIIRQTNKVKVHDEANTAGVGDLVVITETRPVSATKRWRLVEIVEKAK; the protein is encoded by the coding sequence GTGAGCACCGAGGACGTGCAGTCAGGCGCCGTGCACGAGCGGCCGATCCGCAAAACGCGCCGGGGCTACGTCGTGTCCGACAAGATGGACAAGACGATAGTCGTGGCCGTTGAAGACCGCGTCAAGCACCGCTTGTACGGCAAGATCATTCGTCAGACCAACAAGGTGAAGGTCCACGACGAAGCCAACACGGCAGGTGTGGGCGACTTGGTCGTCATCACCGAAACCCGACCGGTGTCGGCTACCAAGCGGTGGCGTCTGGTCGAGATCGTCGAAAAGGCGAAGTGA
- the rplF gene encoding 50S ribosomal protein L6 yields the protein MSRIGRLPIPVPSGVEVTIDGSRVAVKGPKGELSHTVASPITVQQEDGEITVARPNDERESRSLHGLSRTMIANLIEGVTNGFSKKLEIVGTGYRVLAKGSDLEFSLGYSHSVAVSPPEGISFAVEGNNKVTVSGIDKQQVGEVAANIRKLRRPDPYKGKGVRYAGEVVRRKVGKAGK from the coding sequence ATGTCGCGCATCGGCAGACTGCCGATTCCGGTTCCCTCCGGCGTCGAAGTCACCATCGATGGCTCTCGAGTGGCCGTGAAAGGCCCGAAGGGCGAGCTGAGCCACACAGTGGCCAGCCCCATCACCGTGCAGCAAGAAGACGGCGAGATCACCGTCGCCCGGCCGAACGACGAACGCGAGTCGCGTTCGCTGCACGGCCTGAGTCGCACCATGATCGCCAACTTGATCGAGGGCGTCACCAACGGATTCAGCAAGAAGCTGGAAATCGTCGGCACCGGCTACCGCGTGCTGGCGAAGGGCTCCGACCTGGAGTTCTCGTTGGGGTACAGCCACTCGGTCGCGGTATCGCCGCCCGAGGGCATCAGCTTCGCGGTCGAAGGCAATAACAAGGTCACCGTCTCGGGGATCGACAAGCAGCAGGTCGGCGAGGTCGCTGCGAATATCCGCAAGCTGCGCAGGCCCGACCCGTACAAGGGCAAGGGCGTGCGCTACGCCGGCGAAGTCGTTCGCCGCAAGGTCGGAAAGGCTGGTAAGTAA
- the rplX gene encoding 50S ribosomal protein L24, with translation MAKINIKKGDLVQVIAGAKPERGGDRGKQGKVLEVYPDRNRVLVEGVNRVQKHKKVGASGNGSGGGIEIHEAPVHVSNVALVDPSDKKPTRVGYRTETIERDGRSRTVRVRVSKRSGKDI, from the coding sequence ATGGCGAAGATCAATATCAAAAAAGGCGACCTGGTTCAGGTCATCGCCGGCGCCAAACCGGAACGCGGCGGAGACCGCGGCAAGCAGGGCAAGGTTCTCGAGGTCTACCCCGACCGGAATCGCGTGCTCGTCGAAGGCGTGAACCGGGTGCAGAAACACAAGAAGGTCGGCGCCTCGGGTAACGGCTCGGGCGGCGGAATCGAGATCCACGAGGCCCCCGTGCACGTGTCCAACGTCGCACTGGTCGACCCGTCGGACAAGAAGCCCACCCGCGTCGGATACCGCACCGAAACGATCGAGCGTGACGGACGTTCGCGCACCGTGCGTGTTCGCGTCTCGAAGCGCTCCGGTAAGGACATCTAG
- the rplO gene encoding 50S ribosomal protein L15 — translation MANPESVLKVHHLRPAPGSKTAKTRVGRGEASKGKTAGRGTKGTHARYQVPHGFEGGQTPLHMRLPKLRGFKNPSKVTFQVVNLDKLSALYPDGGSVSIDDLVAKGAVRPNQPVKVLGTGEVSVKLEVSANAFSGKAVEKIEGAGGTVTRL, via the coding sequence GTGGCAAATCCCGAGAGCGTATTGAAGGTCCACCACCTTCGTCCGGCGCCCGGCTCGAAGACCGCCAAGACCCGCGTGGGTCGCGGCGAGGCGTCCAAGGGCAAGACGGCAGGACGCGGCACCAAGGGCACACATGCCCGCTACCAGGTGCCGCACGGCTTTGAAGGCGGACAGACGCCGCTGCACATGCGCCTGCCGAAACTTCGTGGATTCAAGAACCCGTCCAAGGTGACCTTCCAGGTCGTCAATCTGGACAAATTGTCCGCGCTGTACCCGGACGGCGGCAGCGTGAGCATCGACGATCTCGTCGCCAAGGGCGCGGTTCGCCCGAACCAGCCCGTCAAGGTGCTTGGCACCGGCGAGGTGTCGGTCAAGCTCGAGGTGAGCGCGAACGCGTTCTCCGGCAAAGCAGTTGAAAAGATCGAAGGCGCCGGCGGCACCGTCACGCGTCTTTAA
- the rplV gene encoding 50S ribosomal protein L22, with protein MEATAKARYLRVTPQKARRVVDLIRGTAATEALAVLKFAQQDVSEPLYKLVASGIANARVKADQLGEPFIEDDLVITSAYVDEGPTMKRFRPRAQGRAFRINKRTSHITVVLGTPDEYRAGTVKKKGSAR; from the coding sequence ATGGAAGCCACGGCGAAGGCACGGTACCTCCGTGTCACGCCCCAGAAGGCCCGGCGCGTCGTCGACCTCATTCGTGGGACAGCGGCGACCGAGGCTCTGGCGGTGCTGAAGTTTGCACAGCAGGACGTCTCCGAACCTCTCTACAAATTGGTTGCCTCCGGAATCGCGAACGCCCGCGTGAAGGCCGATCAGCTCGGTGAGCCATTCATCGAAGACGACCTGGTCATCACGTCGGCGTACGTGGACGAAGGACCGACCATGAAGCGGTTCCGACCCCGTGCACAGGGGCGGGCGTTCCGGATCAACAAGCGCACGAGCCACATCACAGTGGTGCTCGGCACTCCGGACGAGTACCGCGCCGGCACAGTCAAGAAGAAGGGGAGTGCCCGCTAG
- the rplR gene encoding 50S ribosomal protein L18, which yields MAFAKKKSYGKGSSAARVRRHARVRKHISGTAERPRLVVSRSSRHMVAQVVDDQSGHTLASASTLEADLRVSSAEKTDKAKQVGELVARRAKDAGIEAVVFDRGGNAYHGRVAAVADGAREGGLAL from the coding sequence ATGGCCTTCGCCAAGAAGAAGAGCTACGGTAAGGGCAGCTCGGCGGCGCGCGTGCGTCGTCACGCCCGAGTCCGCAAACACATTTCCGGAACCGCGGAGCGTCCGCGTCTGGTCGTCAGCCGGTCCTCGCGCCACATGGTGGCGCAGGTCGTCGACGATCAGTCCGGGCACACGCTGGCCAGCGCCTCCACCTTGGAAGCGGATCTGCGCGTCAGCTCGGCGGAAAAGACCGATAAGGCCAAGCAGGTCGGCGAGCTCGTTGCTCGCCGTGCCAAAGACGCCGGCATCGAGGCAGTCGTGTTCGACCGTGGCGGCAACGCATATCACGGCCGGGTGGCTGCAGTGGCCGACGGAGCTCGCGAAGGGGGACTTGCCCTGTGA
- the rplN gene encoding 50S ribosomal protein L14, producing the protein MIQQESRLKVADNTGAKEILTIRVLGGSGRRYAGIGDTIVATVKDAIPGGNVKKGDVVKAVIVRTVKERRRKDGSYIRFDENAAVILKTDGDPRGTRIFGPVGRELRDKKFMKIISLAPEVL; encoded by the coding sequence GTGATTCAGCAGGAGTCGCGACTCAAGGTCGCCGACAACACGGGTGCCAAGGAGATCTTGACAATCCGTGTGCTCGGCGGCTCGGGTCGACGTTACGCCGGTATCGGCGACACCATTGTGGCCACCGTCAAGGACGCCATTCCCGGCGGCAACGTCAAAAAGGGCGATGTCGTCAAGGCCGTCATCGTCCGAACCGTGAAGGAACGCCGCCGCAAGGACGGCTCGTACATCCGGTTCGACGAGAACGCCGCAGTCATCTTGAAGACGGATGGCGACCCGCGCGGTACGCGCATCTTCGGGCCGGTCGGCCGCGAACTGCGCGACAAAAAGTTCATGAAGATCATCTCGCTGGCTCCGGAGGTGCTCTAA
- a CDS encoding MFS transporter, whose protein sequence is MTESPAGYLRPLVLPAYVPAALYGIGQGAILPVIAHSAQTLGASVALAGFAMALIGVGKIVADLPVGAMVARIGERRAMLLAVALDVAALLTCIYATDLWQLCVAIGATGMSGAVWALARQSFVADAVPLWMRARAMSTLGGAQRIGMFVGPFVAAGAIGVLGTVGAYWVDLAASVIAGIALLCAPKLASDTARAEGPAGRRPTSVWTMIGNYRTVLATLGMCTLLVAAVRACRQVAIPLWSAHIGLDSQSTALIFGFSGAVDMLLFYPAGKIMDKYGRAWVAVPSVVVLAVSLVIMQWTSNFAGLTAVALAMGVGNGIAAGLVMTLGTDVSPAADRAAFLGAWRLLADGGNAGGPLALSGIAAVLGLGGALAVVGAAGIASGWLLALWIPKYGAPTGDESAK, encoded by the coding sequence GTGACTGAGTCGCCGGCCGGATACTTGCGCCCGCTCGTCCTTCCGGCGTACGTGCCGGCGGCCTTGTACGGGATCGGCCAGGGAGCCATCCTGCCGGTCATTGCTCATTCGGCTCAGACGCTCGGAGCATCGGTTGCGCTGGCTGGTTTCGCCATGGCGCTGATCGGCGTGGGCAAGATCGTGGCCGACCTTCCGGTCGGGGCAATGGTGGCACGCATCGGGGAACGGCGGGCCATGCTTTTGGCGGTCGCCCTCGACGTGGCGGCCCTGCTCACGTGCATATACGCGACCGATCTGTGGCAGCTGTGCGTGGCGATCGGCGCGACGGGCATGTCGGGGGCGGTGTGGGCGCTGGCCCGGCAATCGTTCGTTGCGGACGCCGTGCCGTTGTGGATGCGCGCACGGGCCATGTCGACGCTTGGCGGCGCCCAGCGGATCGGCATGTTCGTGGGACCGTTCGTCGCGGCCGGCGCAATCGGCGTGCTCGGTACGGTCGGAGCGTACTGGGTGGATCTGGCGGCGTCCGTGATTGCCGGCATCGCGCTCTTGTGCGCGCCGAAACTCGCATCGGACACGGCACGCGCCGAGGGGCCGGCCGGACGGCGTCCCACAAGCGTGTGGACAATGATCGGCAACTATCGCACGGTGCTCGCCACGCTGGGCATGTGCACTTTGCTCGTCGCGGCCGTACGGGCCTGCCGGCAGGTGGCGATCCCGCTGTGGAGCGCTCATATCGGCCTCGACTCGCAGTCGACCGCGCTGATCTTCGGGTTCTCCGGCGCGGTCGACATGCTGTTGTTTTATCCGGCCGGCAAGATCATGGACAAATACGGACGGGCCTGGGTCGCCGTCCCGTCGGTTGTGGTGCTGGCAGTGTCGCTCGTGATCATGCAGTGGACGTCGAATTTCGCCGGGTTGACGGCGGTCGCGCTGGCCATGGGAGTCGGCAACGGGATCGCGGCCGGGCTCGTCATGACGCTGGGCACCGACGTATCGCCGGCCGCCGACCGAGCCGCGTTTCTGGGCGCTTGGCGGTTATTGGCCGACGGCGGCAACGCCGGCGGACCGCTGGCGTTGTCGGGTATTGCCGCGGTCCTGGGGCTGGGCGGAGCGCTGGCCGTCGTCGGGGCGGCCGGGATAGCATCGGGATGGCTGCTGGCGCTGTGGATTCCCAAGTACGGGGCCCCGACCGGCGACGAATCCGCGAAATAG
- the rpmC gene encoding 50S ribosomal protein L29, with protein sequence MAIGSKDLNVAALDGFSDDRLVEELRKAKEELFNLRFQSATGQLESHGRLRAVRRDIARIYTIIRERELAIRQSPEKGA encoded by the coding sequence ATGGCTATCGGGTCCAAGGACTTGAACGTGGCCGCGCTTGACGGTTTCTCGGACGATCGTCTTGTCGAGGAACTGCGCAAGGCCAAGGAGGAACTGTTCAACCTCCGTTTCCAGTCGGCCACCGGCCAGCTGGAGAGCCACGGCCGGCTGCGCGCCGTCCGCCGCGATATCGCGCGCATCTACACGATCATCCGTGAGCGGGAGCTTGCTATCCGCCAGTCGCCTGAGAAAGGCGCGTGA
- the map gene encoding type I methionyl aminopeptidase has product MFSRPKIEYKSDDDIRRMRRAGLVTAAALDAARRAIRPGATTSDVDAAAAAALADAGATSNFLGYYGYPATVCVSVNDEVVHGIPGDRVLEAGDLVSVDGGAIVDGWHGDSAFSTVIPPETSADRELADATSGALWAGIAALATARHVGEVGDAIDAYMTSRAPQLGILEDYVGHGIGTAMHQPPDVLNYSTAHRGPAVRPGMCLAIEPMIVSGSIDTRVLDDDWTVVTEDGARAAHFEHTVAVHSGGLWVLTAPDGGAEELAKHGVDAAPL; this is encoded by the coding sequence GTGTTCTCGCGGCCGAAGATCGAGTACAAGTCCGACGACGACATCCGCCGGATGCGCCGGGCCGGACTTGTCACTGCAGCGGCTCTGGACGCAGCACGCCGGGCGATCCGGCCGGGCGCGACCACGTCCGACGTGGACGCGGCGGCCGCTGCAGCGTTAGCGGACGCCGGCGCCACCTCGAACTTTTTGGGCTACTACGGCTATCCGGCCACCGTGTGCGTATCGGTCAACGACGAGGTCGTGCACGGCATCCCCGGCGACCGGGTGCTTGAAGCCGGCGATCTGGTCAGCGTCGACGGCGGAGCGATCGTCGACGGGTGGCACGGCGACTCTGCGTTCTCCACGGTGATTCCGCCGGAAACGTCTGCCGATCGGGAGCTCGCCGATGCGACGTCGGGCGCCCTGTGGGCGGGAATTGCCGCGCTGGCCACCGCCCGGCACGTCGGCGAGGTGGGAGACGCCATCGACGCGTACATGACGTCACGCGCACCGCAGCTGGGCATCTTGGAAGATTACGTCGGACACGGCATCGGCACTGCCATGCATCAGCCGCCCGACGTCCTGAACTATTCAACCGCGCATCGCGGCCCCGCCGTCCGGCCGGGCATGTGCCTGGCCATCGAGCCGATGATCGTTTCCGGTTCCATCGACACTCGCGTGCTGGACGACGACTGGACGGTCGTGACCGAGGACGGCGCCCGGGCAGCGCACTTCGAACATACTGTTGCGGTGCACTCCGGCGGACTCTGGGTACTCACGGCACCCGACGGGGGAGCCGAGGAATTGGCCAAGCACGGCGTGGACGCGGCCCCGCTCTAG
- the rpmD gene encoding 50S ribosomal protein L30: MAKLQVTQVKSEIGGTKSQRDTLRSLGLKRIGQTVVKDDRPEFRGMVQMVRHLVTWEEVD; encoded by the coding sequence ATGGCAAAGCTGCAGGTCACTCAAGTTAAATCGGAAATCGGTGGCACCAAGAGCCAGCGGGACACGCTGCGCAGCCTTGGCCTCAAGCGAATCGGGCAGACGGTCGTCAAGGACGACCGGCCCGAATTCCGGGGCATGGTGCAGATGGTTCGCCACCTCGTCACCTGGGAAGAGGTGGATTGA
- the rplE gene encoding 50S ribosomal protein L5 encodes MSTETVAAGTAAAPRLKQRYRSEIIAKLQDEFQYGNVMQVPGLTKVVVNMGVGDAARDSKVIEGAIKDLTLITGQKPQVTAARKSIAQFKLREGQPIGAHATLRGNRMWEFLDRVTSLALPRIRDFRGLSDRQFDGHGNYTFGLSEQSMFHEINQDEIDRVRGMDITVVTTATTDDEGRALLRHLGFPFKTN; translated from the coding sequence ATGAGTACAGAGACAGTAGCCGCCGGCACGGCCGCGGCGCCGCGATTAAAACAGCGTTACCGCAGCGAGATCATCGCCAAGCTCCAGGACGAGTTCCAGTACGGCAACGTCATGCAGGTGCCCGGCCTGACCAAGGTAGTGGTCAACATGGGCGTCGGCGACGCCGCCCGGGACTCCAAGGTCATCGAAGGTGCCATCAAGGACCTCACCCTGATCACCGGCCAGAAGCCGCAGGTCACCGCGGCCCGCAAGTCCATCGCGCAGTTCAAGCTGCGTGAAGGACAGCCGATCGGCGCGCACGCCACGCTGCGCGGCAACCGCATGTGGGAATTCCTCGATCGCGTCACGAGCCTGGCTCTGCCGCGCATCCGTGACTTCCGCGGACTGTCGGACCGGCAGTTCGACGGACATGGCAACTACACGTTCGGTCTGTCCGAGCAGTCGATGTTCCATGAGATCAACCAGGATGAGATCGACCGGGTCCGCGGTATGGACATCACGGTCGTGACCACCGCCACGACCGACGACGAAGGCCGCGCGCTGCTTCGCCACCTCGGCTTCCCGTTCAAGACCAACTAA